One genomic region from Papaver somniferum cultivar HN1 unplaced genomic scaffold, ASM357369v1 unplaced-scaffold_24, whole genome shotgun sequence encodes:
- the LOC113341009 gene encoding F-box/kelch-repeat protein At1g55270-like, translating to MKRMERGIQPALVDTTCLCRVDAGLKTVVGAKKFVPGSRVCMQPNIKPSIHPSRHKPSREARSRNQLPLLPGLPDDLAIACLIRVPRNEHRKLRLVCKRWYKLLAGNFFYSLRKNLGMAEEWIYVMKRDRDRKILFHAFDPIYQQWQPLPPVPKEYSEALGFGSAVLSGCHLYLFGGKDPIKGSMRRVIFYSARTNKWHRAPDMLRRRHFSGSCVINNCLYVAGGESEGGHRSLKSAEVYDPNKNRWSFISEMETAMVPFIGVVHDGKWFLKGLGPHRQVISEVYHPETDSWNAVYNGMVAGWRNPSISMNGNLYALDCKDGCRLRIYDVATDTWGKHIDSKLHLGSSRALEAAALIQLNGKLCIIRNNMSISMVDVSNADNGRSSTSDHLWETIAGKGQFKTFITNIWSSFSSRNRIKVHLLHCQMLQA from the exons atgAAGAGAATGGAGAGAGGGATTCAACCTGCTCTG GTTGATACAACATGTCTCTGTAGAGTAGATGCAGGGCTGAAAACAGTTGTTGGGGCTAAGAAGTTTGTGCCTGGATCAAGAGTCTGCATGCAACCTAACATAAAACCATCAATCCATCCTTCGAGACACAAACCCTCACGCGAGGCCAGGAGTCGGAATCAACTACCTCTCTTACCTGGACTCCCCGATGACTTGGCAATAGCATGCTTGATCCGAGTTCCTCGAAATGAGCACCGGAAACTACGGCTAGTTTGCAAAAGATGGTACAAACTCCTAGCAGGAAACTTCTTTTACTCTCTTCGTAAGAACCTTGGAATGGCAGAAGAATGGATATATGTCATGAAGCGAGACAGAGATAGGAAGATCTTGTTTCATGCGTTCGACCCTATTTACCAACAGTGGCAGCCTCTTCCTCCTGTTCCCAAGGAATATTCAGAAGCCCTTGGGTTTGGGTCCGCTGTCCTTAGTGGCTGTCACCTCTATTTATTTGGAGGGAAAGACCCGATCAAAGGATCAATGAGACGAGTTATATTTTACAGCGCACGTACAAATAAATGGCATCGAGCTCCAGATATGTTGCGGCGGCGGCATTTTTCCGGTTCCTGTGTCATAAACAACTGCTTGTATGTTGCTGGTGGTGAGAGTGAAGGTGGTCATCGATCTCTCAAATCAGCCGAAGTGTATGACCCTAACAAGAACAG GTGGTCCTTTATTTCGGAGATGGAAACAGCAATGGTACCTTTCATTGGAGTTGTCCACGATGGGAAGTGGTTTCTTAAAGGACTAGGACCTCACCGGCAGGTCATAAGTGAAGTCTATCATCCTGAAACTGATAGCTGGAATGCAGTCTATAATGGAATGGTTGCAGGTTGGAGGAACCCAAGTATATCTATGAACGGAAATCTATATGCCCTAGATTGCAAGGATGGGTGCAGATTAAGGATTTATGACGTGGCTACTGATACTTGGGGAAAGCATATAGACAGTAAGCTGCATCTAGGTAGTTCTCGTGCCTTGGAAGCAGCGGCTCTTATCCAATTAAACGGAAAGCTATGTATAATACGCAACAACATGAGCATTTCCATGGTGGATGTATCAAATGCTGATAATGGCAGAAGCTCAACGTCAGATCATTTGTGGGAGACTATTGCTGGAAAAGGGCAATTCAAGACATTCATCACAAATATCTGGTCAAGTTTTTCCAGCCGGAACCGTATAaaagttcatcttcttcattgcCAGATGCTTCAAGCATAA